GATGTCCCCGGCTGTCGACGACGCCCTGCTGCGCGTCGCGCAGGAGGCGCTGACCAACGTCGGCCGCCACGCAGGGGCATCCCAGGTCGACCTGACCCTGTCCTACCTGGACGACCTGGTGCTGCTCGACGTCCAGGACGACGGTGTCGGATTCGACGTCTCCACAGCGGACGGCGACGGCGACGTCACGCACGGCGGCTACGGTCTGACGTCCATGCGGGAACGCCTCACGCTGGTCGGGGGTGTGCTGGTGGTCGAGAGCACACCCGCTGAGGGCACGACCGTGGCGGCCCGGGTGCCGCGCGCAGCAGCCACGCCCCCGGTCGCGCCGGAGGAACCGACATGACCCCCGATCAGCCGATCCGTGTCGTGGTCGTCGACGACCATCCCGTCGTCCGCGACGGCCTCGTCGGCATGCTTTCAGGCCAGCCCGACATCACCGTCGTCGCGCAGGCCGCCGACGGGCGGGACGCGCTGCTCCAGGTCCAGCGGCACGATCCCGACGTCCTGCTCATGGACCTGCCGATGCCGGACATGGACGGCGTCGAGGCGATCAGCGAGCTCCGGCGCCGCGGGCACCGTGCGCGCGTCCTCGTGCTCACGACCTACGATCGCGACGAGGACATCGTCCCGGCCATCGAGGCCGGCGCGACCGGCTACCTGCTCAAGGACACCCCGCGCGTCGACCTGTTCCGCGCGCTCCGGGCGACGAGCCGGGGCGAGTCCACGCTCACGCCGTCGGTCGCGTCACGGCTCATGGGTCGCATGCGCGAATCGCCAGAGACCCTCAGCGCGCGCGAGATCGAGGTGCTCAAGCTCGTGGCGAGGGGCCGGACCGACCGGCAGATCGGCCGCGCGATCCACGTGAGCGAGGCGACGGTCAAGACCCATCTGCTGCGCGCCTACGACAAGCTCGGTGTCAGCGACCGCACCGCCGCGGTCGTGACCGCCCTCGAGCGGGGCCTGCTCGAGCTCGACCGCCCCGACGCGTGACGGTCGCGGCGCGGCTGGACGCCCGGGCGGGACCGGACGTCCGGCACATCGGTTAAGGTGCACTGCGGACGCCGGACGACGACCGCCGCCGACGGACTCGATCGGGGGACGCCGATGTGGAGAGCCGTGACCTGGCCGGTGCGCTCGCGCCCGGTCCGCCGGATGCTGCTCCTGCGGCTCGGCATGGAGGTCCGCCGCCGGCTGCGCTCCAGCGGCGCGGTGCTGTGGTCCGACCAGCAGGAGGACGACCGCTGCTCCCGGTGGCCGTGGGTGCTCGCGCTGACGGTCGCCGGGCTCGCCGCCGGGCTGCTCCACCGTCGGAGCCGGCAGCGCAGGTCGGCCTCCGACGGTCCGCCGCCGTCGGCGGCTCCGGTCCCGGACGCGCGGACCGTCGACCCGGCGCCGGCGCCCG
This sequence is a window from Euzebyales bacterium. Protein-coding genes within it:
- a CDS encoding ATP-binding protein; translated protein: MSPAVDDALLRVAQEALTNVGRHAGASQVDLTLSYLDDLVLLDVQDDGVGFDVSTADGDGDVTHGGYGLTSMRERLTLVGGVLVVESTPAEGTTVAARVPRAAATPPVAPEEPT
- a CDS encoding response regulator transcription factor; translated protein: MTPDQPIRVVVVDDHPVVRDGLVGMLSGQPDITVVAQAADGRDALLQVQRHDPDVLLMDLPMPDMDGVEAISELRRRGHRARVLVLTTYDRDEDIVPAIEAGATGYLLKDTPRVDLFRALRATSRGESTLTPSVASRLMGRMRESPETLSAREIEVLKLVARGRTDRQIGRAIHVSEATVKTHLLRAYDKLGVSDRTAAVVTALERGLLELDRPDA